One Candidatus Binatus sp. DNA segment encodes these proteins:
- the sucC gene encoding ADP-forming succinate--CoA ligase subunit beta, translating to MNIHEFQAKQILGRFGAPVPKGQAASTPDEAASAFKALGQPKVVVKAQIHAGGRGKAGGVKLLSSADEVRDFAAKLLGKPLVTHQTGPEGRVVRRVYIEEASQVARELYLGMLVDRKAGCVSVIASTEGGMDIEEVAAKTPEKILTEPINPLLGVSGFLARKIAFSLGLKDKQIGQFTALLSALYKAFIETDASLIEINPLVVTADGRVICLDAKMSFDDNGLFRHPDIRELRDANEEDPAETEAAKFDLSYVHLDGNIGCMVNGAGLAMATMDIVKIYGAEPANFLDVGGGASTEKVAAAFRILLSDTRVKGVLINIFGGIMRCDVLAQGVVEAAKQVKLSVPLVVRMEGTNVTEGKKILADSGIKVITASDMADAARRIVKEIGA from the coding sequence ATGAACATTCACGAGTTTCAAGCCAAACAAATTCTCGGCCGCTTCGGCGCGCCGGTGCCCAAGGGTCAGGCGGCATCGACGCCCGACGAAGCTGCGTCCGCGTTCAAAGCGCTCGGCCAGCCAAAAGTCGTGGTCAAGGCGCAGATTCATGCCGGCGGCCGCGGCAAAGCCGGCGGCGTCAAACTGCTCTCGAGCGCCGACGAAGTCCGCGACTTCGCCGCCAAACTGCTCGGCAAGCCGCTCGTCACGCATCAGACTGGGCCGGAAGGCCGCGTCGTCCGCCGCGTCTATATCGAAGAGGCGAGCCAGGTCGCGCGCGAGCTTTACCTCGGGATGCTGGTCGATCGGAAGGCCGGCTGCGTCTCCGTGATCGCCAGCACCGAAGGCGGCATGGATATCGAGGAAGTCGCCGCCAAGACGCCCGAGAAAATTCTCACTGAACCGATCAATCCGCTGCTCGGCGTGTCGGGATTCCTCGCGCGCAAAATCGCATTTTCGCTCGGCCTCAAAGACAAGCAGATCGGCCAGTTCACGGCGCTGCTCTCGGCGCTCTACAAGGCGTTCATCGAAACGGACGCATCGCTGATCGAGATCAATCCGCTGGTCGTGACTGCCGACGGACGCGTGATTTGCCTCGACGCCAAGATGTCGTTCGACGACAACGGCCTGTTCCGTCATCCCGACATCCGCGAACTGCGCGACGCGAACGAGGAAGATCCCGCCGAGACCGAGGCCGCCAAGTTCGACCTCAGCTACGTGCATCTCGACGGCAATATCGGATGCATGGTCAACGGCGCGGGCCTCGCGATGGCGACGATGGACATCGTGAAGATTTACGGCGCCGAGCCGGCGAATTTTCTCGACGTTGGCGGCGGCGCCAGCACTGAAAAAGTCGCCGCGGCGTTTCGCATCCTGCTTTCCGACACACGAGTCAAAGGCGTGCTGATCAACATCTTCGGCGGCATCATGCGATGCGACGTGCTCGCGCAAGGCGTCGTCGAAGCCGCGAAACAGGTCAAGCTGAGTGTGCCGCTGGTGGTTCGGATGGAAGGCACCAACGTCACCGAGGGCAAGAAGATTCTCGCCGATTCAGGCATCAAGGTAATCACCGCGAGCGACATGGCCGACGCCGCGCGGCGCATCGTCAAGGAAATCGGCGCTTAG
- the sucD gene encoding succinate--CoA ligase subunit alpha: MSILVNKNTRVLTQGITGATGQLHTRACKEYGTQMVGGVVPGKGGTDFEGIPIFDTVEQARKATGCDATVIYVPPAFAADAMLEAVAAGIELVICITEGVPVLDMVKVKAYMAGTKSRLIGPNCPGIITPGECKIGIMPGYIHKPGDVGVVSRSGTLTYEAVFQLTQLGIGQSSCIGIGGDPIVGTTHIDALKLFNEDPATRAVIMIGEIGGTAEEEAAEYIKQNFKKPVVAFIAGQTAPKGRRMGHAGAIISGGRGTAADKIAALKAAGIAVAMSPADLGTTMQSLLRGRA, from the coding sequence ATGAGCATCCTGGTTAACAAGAATACCCGCGTACTCACGCAAGGAATCACCGGCGCGACCGGCCAGCTTCACACGCGCGCGTGCAAAGAATACGGCACGCAGATGGTCGGCGGCGTAGTGCCCGGCAAAGGCGGCACCGACTTCGAGGGTATCCCGATTTTCGACACCGTCGAGCAGGCGCGCAAAGCGACCGGCTGTGATGCGACCGTGATCTACGTACCACCCGCGTTTGCCGCCGACGCGATGCTCGAAGCGGTCGCAGCCGGCATCGAGCTGGTCATCTGCATCACCGAGGGCGTGCCGGTGCTCGACATGGTGAAAGTGAAGGCCTACATGGCGGGCACCAAGTCGCGCCTGATCGGACCGAACTGCCCAGGCATCATCACGCCGGGCGAATGCAAAATCGGCATTATGCCGGGGTACATCCACAAACCGGGCGACGTCGGCGTCGTGTCGCGCTCGGGCACGCTCACCTATGAGGCGGTGTTTCAACTGACGCAACTTGGAATCGGGCAATCGAGCTGTATCGGAATCGGCGGCGATCCAATCGTCGGGACGACCCATATCGACGCGCTGAAACTCTTCAATGAAGATCCAGCGACTCGCGCGGTGATCATGATCGGCGAGATCGGCGGAACGGCGGAGGAAGAGGCCGCGGAATATATAAAGCAAAACTTTAAGAAACCGGTGGTCGCTTTCATCGCCGGGCAGACTGCGCCGAAAGGGCGGCGGATGGGACATGCCGGTGCGATCATCTCGGGCGGGCGAGGCACCGCGGCCGACAAAATCGCGGCGCTCAAGGCGGCTGGAATCGCGGTCGCGATGAGTCCCGCCGATCTCGGCACCACGATGCAATCGCTGCTGCGGGGCAGGGCGTAA
- the ndk gene encoding nucleoside-diphosphate kinase: MERTFAIVKPDAVRRGLTGDILKRIEASGLSIIAMRKLHLSRADAETFYDVHKARPFFSGLCDYMTSGPVVVMVLQGENAIARWRGLMGATDPKKADAGTIRRDYGIDVEQNATHGSDAPETAAQEVAFFFPSRELLE; the protein is encoded by the coding sequence ATGGAACGTACATTTGCGATCGTGAAGCCCGACGCTGTGCGGCGCGGACTGACCGGCGACATATTGAAGCGCATCGAGGCGTCGGGGTTGTCGATCATCGCGATGCGCAAGCTGCATCTGTCGCGCGCCGATGCCGAAACATTCTACGACGTGCACAAAGCCCGCCCGTTCTTCAGCGGCCTCTGCGATTACATGACGTCGGGTCCGGTCGTCGTGATGGTGCTGCAGGGCGAGAATGCGATCGCGCGATGGCGCGGGCTGATGGGCGCCACGGATCCCAAGAAGGCCGACGCGGGCACGATTCGGCGCGACTACGGTATCGACGTCGAGCAGAATGCGACGCACGGCTCCGACGCGCCCGAAACCGCGGCGCAGGAAGTCGCATTTTTCTTCCCGAGCCGCGAGCTTTTGGAATAG